The following proteins are encoded in a genomic region of Haloarcula salinisoli:
- a CDS encoding helix-turn-helix domain-containing protein: MAVLAHLRIPASTFELGQILDMTEGATIKLETLVPVGEKAVPFFSVHGTVAPAFEKNVRAHESVTSITEVSAHDDSILYALDWGVGADTFFRTIAETGATILSATGGPDSWEFELRFTTYESLEMFREHCSERSVPVEVERIYNPSRPETGPFYGLTQPQREALLRAVEGGYYSIPRGLSTKDLAEEFDISDQAVTERLRRAILTLVDNSLVAAMEAESEIEE; the protein is encoded by the coding sequence ATGGCTGTCCTCGCGCATCTTCGGATTCCCGCTTCCACTTTCGAGCTGGGTCAGATACTCGATATGACCGAGGGCGCCACCATCAAACTCGAGACGCTCGTCCCGGTCGGTGAGAAAGCAGTCCCCTTCTTCTCCGTGCACGGGACCGTCGCGCCGGCCTTCGAAAAAAACGTCAGGGCCCACGAGTCCGTGACCAGCATCACCGAGGTCAGCGCACACGACGACAGTATCCTGTATGCCCTGGACTGGGGGGTAGGCGCGGACACCTTCTTTCGAACCATCGCCGAGACCGGAGCGACCATCCTCTCCGCGACTGGCGGGCCCGACAGCTGGGAGTTCGAGCTTCGGTTCACCACCTACGAGAGCCTGGAGATGTTCCGCGAGCACTGTTCGGAGCGGAGCGTCCCCGTCGAAGTCGAACGCATCTACAACCCATCCAGACCCGAAACCGGCCCCTTCTACGGACTTACACAGCCACAGCGGGAGGCCCTGCTGCGGGCAGTCGAGGGCGGTTACTACTCCATTCCGCGGGGGCTATCGACGAAGGACCTGGCCGAGGAGTTTGACATCTCGGACCAGGCGGTCACCGAGCGGTTACGGCGCGCGATACTCACGCTCGTGGACAACTCGCTGGTCGCCGCCATGGAAGCCGAGTCCGAGATAGAGGAGTAG
- a CDS encoding cupin domain-containing protein: protein MNTTKEELPTLMETPDAVVQQQMDFGELPADTTLSAEHMHFSAGTDITPLLEGLPDDHCPVPHWGYVIDGEITISYVDGSEETDRGGDVVYWPPGHTARAEQDTEVVLFSPQEDHRDVFDHMAAKMES from the coding sequence ATGAACACGACAAAAGAAGAACTCCCGACACTGATGGAGACACCGGACGCCGTAGTCCAGCAGCAGATGGACTTCGGCGAACTCCCGGCCGACACCACGCTGAGCGCGGAACACATGCACTTTTCGGCCGGGACTGACATCACCCCGCTGCTTGAGGGGCTCCCGGACGACCACTGCCCGGTCCCTCACTGGGGCTACGTCATCGACGGCGAGATTACCATCTCCTACGTCGACGGCAGCGAGGAGACCGACCGCGGCGGCGACGTGGTCTACTGGCCGCCGGGCCACACCGCCCGAGCAGAGCAAGACACCGAAGTCGTCCTGTTCAGCCCGCAGGAGGACCACCGGGACGTCTTCGACCACATGGCCGCGAAGATGGAGTCCTGA